A region of Ictalurus furcatus strain D&B chromosome 1, Billie_1.0, whole genome shotgun sequence DNA encodes the following proteins:
- the LOC128614296 gene encoding uncharacterized protein LOC128614296 isoform X1, whose protein sequence is MDLSKSFYEGLDKHVSKLLYLYRSRCYADIAEMSAILESLDKNASNHRKRVAALLGLPLYMRENPSQFLKICEHTDSEEELIKGMTVGIITVVGDVMDPIPCDCSDVALVIKEDVILGDVPNTFVNVMGLLYALNIIYPKNFKYTFEVIQRLFMNIGTDACSAQVHSLKNKLLKWRWVLCISCKRDFMCCVMCMLQFLCLNSMTSILFYIFTYKHWAIEM, encoded by the exons ATGGACCTGAGCAAGTCCTTTTATGAAGGTCTTGACAAACATGTCTCAAAGCTGCTGTATTTGTACCGCTCAAGGTGCTATGCAGACATCGCAGAAATGAGTGCCATACTGGAGAGCCTGGATAAAAAT GCATCAAATCACAGGAAGAGGGTTGCAGCACTGCTGGGGCTGCCATTGTACATGCGGGAGAATCCATCTCAGTTCTTAAAGATCTGTGAG CACACAGATTCTGAAGAAGAGTTAATCAAGGGCATGACTGTTGGAATCATTACAGTTGTGGGTGATGTGATGGACCCTATTCCATGTGACTGCAGTGATGTAGCCCTTGTAATCAAAGAAGATGTCATTCTTGGTGATGTACCAAATACATTTGTCAATGTAATGGGATTGCTTTATGCACTTAACATAATCTACCCCAAAAACTTCAAATACACCTTTGAGGTCATTCAGAGGCTGTTCATGAACATTGGAACTGATGCCTGCAGTGCACAAGTAcattcacttaaaaataaactgcTGAAGTGGAGATGGGTGTTATGCATTTCTTGTAAGAGAGATTtcatgtgttgtgttatgtGTATGTTACAGTTTCTATGCCTCAACAGCATGACttcaattttgttttatattttcaccTATAAACACTGGGCAattgaaatgtaa
- the LOC128614296 gene encoding uncharacterized protein LOC128614296 isoform X2 produces the protein MELSFNWVMELSFNWYMELSFNWDMELSFNWDMELSFNWDMELSFNWDMELPFNWDMELSFNWDMELPFNWYMELPFNWYMELSFNWDMELSFNWDMELSFNWDMELLFNWDMELLFNWDMELLFNWDMELPFNWDMELPFNWDMELSFNWDMELSFN, from the coding sequence ATGGAACTCTCATTTAACTGGGTCATGGAACTCTCGTTTAACTGGTACATGGAACTCTCTTTTAACTGGGACATGGAACTCTCGTTTAACTGGGACATGGAACTCTCTTTTAACTGGGACATGGAACTCTCTTTTAACTGGGACATGGAACTCCCGTTTAACTGGGACATGGAACTCTCGTTTAACTGGGACATGGAACTCCCGTTTAACTGGTACATGGAACTCCCGTTTAACTGGTACATGGAACTCTCTTTTAACTGGGACATGGAACTCTCGTTTAACTGGGACATGGAACTCTCGTTTAACTGGGACATGGAACTCCTGTTTAACTGGGACATGGAACTCCTGTTTAACTGGGACATGGAACTCCTGTTTAACTGGGACATGGAACTCCCGTTTAACTGGGACATGGAACTCCCGTTTAACTGGGACATGGAACTCTCGTTTAACTGGGACATGGAACTCTCGTTTAACTAG